From Thermococcus sp., the proteins below share one genomic window:
- a CDS encoding inorganic phosphate transporter: protein MVSVDAWLIFTVILGFWMAWNIGANDVANSMGTAVGARAITPKQAAVIAGVMNFTGAYFFGKSVTETIRKGILNVGMIHDPWIIVYGSLAALLAASIWLIFATYNGLPVSTTHSIIGGVVGYGLVYAGTSIVDWGKLGQVVMSWILSPILGAIVAYFVFNAVKRSILARADPLGSARRWAPFWIGLAFVVIGTMFYIKVLHGSNLLKGVVLYGVPTGIVIFVLSYLFIRIHFRPSDPYIGVESIFRKVQVVTSAYVALAHGSNDVANAVGPIAAAYAVITMGMSGMKVPVPRWILVLGGLGIAVGIFMYGYKVMETVGKKITELTNTRGFSIDFSAATVILVASWLGMPISTTHTVVGAVIGVGLARGVKAINKDIVRDIVISWFITVPVAAVISAVIFKFLILVG from the coding sequence GTGGTGAGCGTGGATGCTTGGCTTATCTTCACTGTGATCCTTGGTTTCTGGATGGCGTGGAACATAGGCGCCAACGACGTTGCGAACTCAATGGGAACTGCGGTGGGTGCAAGGGCCATAACGCCCAAACAGGCAGCGGTTATAGCGGGGGTCATGAACTTCACTGGGGCGTACTTCTTCGGCAAGAGTGTCACCGAGACCATAAGGAAGGGCATACTCAACGTTGGTATGATACACGACCCATGGATCATCGTCTACGGTTCACTTGCGGCCCTTCTTGCCGCCAGCATATGGCTCATCTTCGCGACCTACAACGGGCTCCCCGTCTCCACCACACACTCCATAATCGGGGGCGTTGTTGGTTACGGTCTCGTCTACGCCGGGACCTCGATAGTGGACTGGGGTAAGCTCGGCCAGGTGGTCATGAGCTGGATACTTTCCCCGATTCTGGGGGCCATAGTGGCGTACTTTGTCTTCAATGCTGTTAAGAGGAGCATCCTTGCAAGGGCAGACCCACTTGGGAGCGCCAGGCGCTGGGCTCCCTTCTGGATAGGGCTCGCGTTCGTTGTTATAGGAACGATGTTCTATATAAAGGTCCTCCACGGCTCCAATCTGCTCAAGGGCGTCGTTCTCTACGGTGTTCCTACGGGTATCGTGATATTTGTCCTGAGCTACCTCTTCATAAGGATCCATTTCAGACCGAGTGATCCGTACATCGGTGTGGAGAGCATATTTCGAAAGGTGCAGGTTGTCACCTCCGCCTACGTCGCCCTTGCTCACGGTTCGAACGATGTTGCCAACGCCGTTGGACCGATAGCGGCCGCCTACGCCGTCATAACGATGGGGATGAGTGGCATGAAGGTTCCCGTTCCTCGGTGGATTCTGGTGCTGGGAGGTCTTGGGATAGCCGTGGGCATCTTCATGTATGGGTACAAGGTCATGGAGACGGTTGGAAAGAAGATAACGGAGCTTACTAATACCAGGGGCTTTTCCATAGACTTCTCGGCTGCGACGGTGATCTTGGTTGCGAGCTGGTTGGGAATGCCGATATCCACCACACATACCGTCGTTGGGGCCGTTATAGGTGTGGGTCTCGCCCGCGGCGTAAAGGCAATAAACAAGGACATCGTTAGGGATATAGTTATATCGTGGTTCATCACGGTTCCCGTCGCGGCCGTGATCAGCGCGGTTATATTCAAGTTCCTGATACTCGTGGGGTGA
- a CDS encoding TIGR00153 family protein translates to MQVWTKLFAKSPFKPLIKHSEVVLKTVETLERALQLWYGGEYEEMAGLAVEVDRLEDVADRIKEEIRDSLSSKLMMAVAREDVLIYLHMQDKVADAAEDTAKWLLIKKPDGVPTEIRDIILRMGMESIKAAKLVHEAIVQMDRVIESGFADGEIKREYEIIRGIESVENRIDALDTKLMQLVFESADSMSWGEGFYILNIARTLSNISDKAKDAAERIRLMMNK, encoded by the coding sequence ATGCAGGTGTGGACGAAACTCTTCGCCAAGAGTCCCTTCAAACCTCTGATAAAGCATTCTGAGGTCGTTCTTAAGACAGTCGAGACCCTCGAACGGGCCCTTCAGCTTTGGTACGGAGGGGAGTACGAGGAGATGGCGGGGTTGGCCGTTGAGGTTGACCGCCTTGAGGACGTTGCCGACAGGATAAAGGAGGAGATAAGGGATTCCCTCAGCTCGAAGCTCATGATGGCCGTTGCGAGGGAGGACGTGCTCATATACCTTCACATGCAGGACAAGGTGGCGGATGCGGCCGAGGACACAGCCAAGTGGTTGCTCATAAAGAAGCCCGACGGCGTTCCAACGGAGATACGGGACATAATCCTCCGGATGGGTATGGAGAGTATCAAGGCCGCTAAGCTCGTCCACGAGGCCATAGTTCAGATGGACCGCGTTATAGAGAGCGGCTTCGCCGACGGGGAGATAAAGCGGGAGTACGAGATAATCCGGGGAATAGAGAGCGTTGAGAACAGGATAGACGCCCTCGACACGAAGCTCATGCAGCTCGTCTTCGAAAGCGCCGACTCAATGAGCTGGGGTGAGGGGTTCTACATTCTAAACATCGCCAGAACCCTCAGCAACATCTCGGACAAGGCGAAGGACGCCGCCGAGAGGATAAGGCTCATGATGAACAAGTGA
- a CDS encoding radical SAM protein, translated as MSGDVKPELYTFHVGGKFFVLHPPTGTLFEVDKKTYDFCRFVTELGWSDAKERFVMEYSESDWDSLINEIKSDESLRRVFFEAKPPVKPYLGAMKSKISSLSLNVMEDCNFECVYCYGDGGTYHTPNTRMSPEVGKRAIDLLMREGKNVVNLQFFGGEPLLNFPLIRELVHYAKGKAEEYGKTVTFSITTNGYLITDKVIDFFLENNFTVTLSFDGPREVQNHNRPLRGGFPTFDVVVKNARKMLERGVKVSVRATILPEQIGRYYEIYRFFVDFGFRSVHLEPATTSTPLTKEHAKLIESALEKIAKDELEHYKEKGIVYTKLREMVHMIYSGTYRHYPCGVARSYFGVSADGKMYPCHRFFGMEEFVVGHVDDFRWENEFIQKILRHTVDRRPNCSNCPIRAYCGGGCIYNNHYYNGDIFLPDEFHCAYMFALVKWGSWLYSNLDENWLDKVFSRSPLRGVRAEESDEAKTQKPKEVIESV; from the coding sequence ATGTCTGGTGATGTAAAACCGGAATTGTACACCTTCCATGTCGGTGGCAAGTTTTTTGTTCTGCATCCACCTACAGGAACCCTATTTGAGGTCGATAAGAAAACCTACGACTTCTGCAGGTTTGTGACAGAGTTAGGTTGGAGTGATGCCAAGGAGCGTTTTGTAATGGAATACTCCGAATCTGACTGGGATTCTTTGATAAATGAGATTAAATCCGATGAGAGCCTGCGCCGGGTGTTTTTTGAAGCCAAACCTCCTGTAAAACCATATCTTGGAGCTATGAAATCCAAGATCTCCTCCCTCTCCCTTAACGTCATGGAGGACTGCAACTTTGAGTGCGTTTACTGCTACGGTGATGGTGGGACTTACCACACTCCCAACACCAGAATGAGCCCGGAAGTTGGTAAAAGGGCTATTGATTTGCTAATGAGGGAAGGAAAGAATGTTGTTAACCTCCAGTTCTTTGGTGGTGAGCCTCTCCTAAACTTCCCGTTAATTCGGGAGCTGGTTCACTACGCCAAAGGGAAGGCTGAGGAATACGGCAAAACCGTTACCTTCAGCATAACCACCAACGGCTACCTCATCACGGACAAGGTCATTGACTTTTTCCTCGAGAACAACTTCACGGTAACTTTGAGCTTTGATGGTCCCAGGGAGGTTCAAAACCACAACAGGCCATTGAGGGGTGGATTCCCCACGTTTGATGTTGTGGTCAAGAACGCTCGAAAGATGCTTGAGCGCGGCGTTAAGGTTAGCGTCCGCGCGACGATTCTGCCCGAACAGATCGGCAGGTACTATGAGATTTACCGGTTCTTCGTTGATTTTGGATTTAGGAGCGTTCATCTTGAGCCCGCCACCACCAGCACACCGCTAACCAAGGAGCATGCCAAACTCATTGAGTCCGCCCTGGAGAAGATAGCGAAGGACGAGCTTGAACACTACAAAGAGAAGGGAATCGTTTACACGAAGCTCCGTGAGATGGTTCACATGATCTACTCCGGCACCTACCGCCATTATCCCTGTGGCGTTGCCAGGAGCTACTTTGGAGTTTCGGCGGACGGGAAGATGTATCCCTGCCACAGGTTTTTTGGGATGGAAGAATTCGTGGTTGGTCACGTTGATGATTTCAGGTGGGAGAACGAGTTCATTCAGAAGATTCTGCGCCATACCGTAGACAGGCGGCCCAACTGTTCGAACTGCCCGATAAGGGCTTACTGTGGCGGTGGTTGTATTTACAACAACCACTACTACAACGGCGATATATTCCTCCCCGACGAGTTCCACTGCGCCTACATGTTTGCTCTCGTGAAGTGGGGTTCGTGGCTCTACTCGAATCTTGATGAGAACTGGTTGGATAAGGTCTTCTCACGCTCACCCCTGAGAGGGGTGAGGGCAGAGGAGTCCGATGAGGCCAAAACCCAAAAACCAAAGGAGGTGATAGAGAGTGTTTAA
- a CDS encoding ABC transporter ATP-binding protein, with amino-acid sequence MIEAEHLTKYYPPPFRGFFDLGSLRDFLGKPREEIPALIDLSFRVMEGEIFGLLGPNGAGKTTLCKIANGLLEPSSGKLLIDGHDSFREHGKVASKMFTVFTGERDMWGIFQWRLSVHRNLKFIARLWKVPEGEIGERIEYALKLLNLWEKRDEWYQKLSAGMKQKVYIASALVVQPRYLILDEPTVFLDVITKSEIHDAILSLVRDFGTTVILTTHDLQEAEKLSDRVLLFNKRPIMEGKPEEISKKLRVPVDKKVVALVEGKFDCNWEGLVKCTFKNGYTHVVAYLKVEEVDEFVRVLSSKGALQFKVGDLSLEDVFLLVFGRFSRVEKF; translated from the coding sequence ATGATAGAAGCGGAGCATCTCACCAAGTACTATCCACCCCCTTTCAGGGGCTTCTTCGATCTGGGTAGCCTTCGTGATTTTCTCGGAAAGCCCAGGGAAGAGATTCCAGCCCTCATAGACCTGAGCTTCCGGGTGATGGAGGGGGAGATATTCGGCCTCCTCGGCCCCAACGGCGCGGGAAAGACAACCCTCTGTAAAATCGCCAACGGCCTCCTCGAGCCGAGTTCTGGAAAACTGCTCATCGACGGCCACGACAGCTTTAGGGAGCACGGCAAAGTTGCGAGCAAGATGTTCACGGTTTTCACTGGCGAGAGGGACATGTGGGGCATATTCCAGTGGCGCTTAAGCGTTCATCGGAACCTTAAGTTCATCGCGAGGCTGTGGAAAGTCCCCGAGGGTGAGATAGGGGAGCGCATAGAGTACGCGCTCAAGCTGCTGAACCTGTGGGAGAAGAGGGACGAGTGGTACCAGAAGCTCTCGGCCGGAATGAAGCAGAAGGTTTACATCGCCTCCGCCCTGGTGGTACAGCCCAGATACCTCATACTAGACGAGCCTACGGTTTTTCTCGATGTGATAACCAAGAGCGAGATACATGACGCAATATTAAGCTTAGTCCGTGACTTTGGGACAACGGTTATCCTCACCACCCACGACCTTCAGGAGGCGGAGAAGCTGAGCGACAGGGTTCTGCTCTTCAACAAGAGGCCTATTATGGAGGGAAAGCCCGAGGAGATAAGCAAGAAACTTAGGGTCCCTGTTGATAAGAAGGTTGTGGCCTTGGTGGAGGGGAAGTTCGACTGCAACTGGGAGGGTCTCGTGAAGTGCACCTTTAAGAACGGCTATACTCATGTCGTAGCGTACCTTAAGGTCGAAGAAGTTGATGAGTTCGTGAGGGTTCTATCCTCGAAAGGTGCCCTTCAGTTCAAAGTGGGGGACCTATCACTTGAGGACGTATTCCTACTTGTTTTTGGTCGTTTTAGCAGGGTAGAAAAATTTTAA
- a CDS encoding ABC transporter permease: MKDGLGIVREFFKVQREVFFSYRWDVVSYLIGLLIQVAVMGIFASLVTINANIEQYGTDSFLQFFLIGFIVHNIIFLPRGSLSKLLIGRSFPMLYASPAGMVAIFLGINAWNVVWSLMIMGLITAVFVLFYGLVIHINLGALLVILAGFTLTFALELFSAGFRAATKARQDPINWFLNLTSQLVSGLYFPPQVLPWWLQPISKIHPERYILEMARLTMGGGYSVSQIWPGFVNLALSTGVMLLVGIATFRWGVGKAMQLGTLGHV, from the coding sequence ATGAAGGACGGCCTTGGAATAGTCCGCGAGTTCTTCAAGGTTCAGAGGGAGGTCTTTTTCAGCTACCGCTGGGACGTGGTCAGCTACTTGATAGGCCTTCTAATCCAGGTTGCGGTGATGGGAATATTCGCCAGCCTGGTGACGATAAATGCAAACATCGAGCAGTACGGAACCGACTCCTTCCTCCAGTTCTTTCTGATAGGCTTCATCGTGCACAACATAATATTCCTTCCGCGGGGCAGCCTTTCCAAGCTCCTGATTGGGCGGAGCTTCCCGATGCTCTACGCCTCCCCCGCCGGAATGGTGGCGATCTTCTTGGGAATAAACGCCTGGAACGTCGTCTGGAGCCTTATGATAATGGGCCTGATAACGGCAGTCTTCGTTCTCTTCTACGGCCTGGTCATACACATCAACCTCGGTGCTTTGCTTGTTATCCTCGCGGGCTTCACCCTCACCTTCGCCCTTGAACTTTTTTCAGCGGGCTTTCGGGCGGCGACCAAGGCCAGGCAGGATCCGATAAACTGGTTCCTCAACCTCACCTCCCAGCTCGTGAGCGGTCTCTACTTCCCTCCCCAAGTTCTCCCCTGGTGGCTCCAGCCTATTTCCAAGATACACCCCGAGAGGTACATTCTTGAGATGGCCAGGCTGACGATGGGTGGGGGCTATTCAGTGTCCCAGATCTGGCCGGGCTTCGTGAACCTTGCCCTGAGCACGGGCGTCATGCTCCTGGTTGGAATCGCGACCTTCCGGTGGGGCGTTGGGAAGGCAATGCAGCTGGGCACCCTCGGGCACGTGTGA